The Rattus rattus isolate New Zealand chromosome 8, Rrattus_CSIRO_v1, whole genome shotgun sequence genome contains the following window.
TTTAAGCAGTCCCGGGGCTGCTCCTTTAGGAGCCAGAGTGATGAGCTGCAGTCAATCTATAGCTTTATTGCGGTATCTGTAGCGTTCTCCACTCTATCTAGTGGATCTAGATACACTAGCTATCTAGTTATCTGTCAGACCCATTTGATTTTATGCTTAAGGCAACTGGAAGATCAAGGAAGAGTGTGAGAGATGCTAATTAGAACTCAGATATCTTCATACTCCAGTGTGTGCTTAGTTATTAGGCCGTGGTAGCGGAAGAGGTGCTTACAATGTGCGTTTGAAGACCTTAGTGGGAACTCACGGTAACTGATTTTAGCAACACTTAATGCCTGCACAGTGCTCAGGGGGGCATGGGGAGATCCCCTCCTCCGTATCCCTTAGAGACCAGTTTGGTTGTTTTCTTAGggttatttattgtgttttgtgttcatgagtgttttgcttgcatgtatgtatgtgcacacgtgtgcctTGTGTCCTGGGAGGTTGGAGAAGGCACAGGATCCTTTGGAACGGGTGTTATGGCTGGTAGTGAATCACCATGTGCGTCCTGAGTactgaacttaggtcttctgtaagagtaacaagtgctcttaatagctgagccgTCTCAACAGCCCTGTGAGACTACTTTTAGTAGAATTTCTCCAGTTCCGGAGAGGGATTCAAGTAGCTTGTGATTAGCCGGTGATGGCAGAGAGAGTAGGAAATTTATGcacttgagaattttttttttttaaattttttttcttttctttttttcagagctggggaccgaacccagggccttgcgcttgctaggcaagcgccctaccactgagctaaatccccaaccccttgagaaTTTTTAAGGGCAGAGTCTGTTTGACTCTGATTATGTATAGCAGTGAGGGAGAGAGCGGTGTCAAGGGTAACTCACAGTTTTTAGACCACAGAACCAGACCTCTGATGGGCCCACTCTCTACGATGGGAAAAACTGGCAGGGCCATTGTGGGAAGGTTATGATCATGTCCTTGGGATTCTCTTTATAATAGAGGGCAGAACTTACAAATATATAGCAAGACAAATTCaataattcaatatttttatatataaagttagACCACCTAAAATACAGGCTTCATATTTCTAGTTAATCAATGGATTTTACTTcagtatatgtttttattttttttttggatgtatgATGGTTTTTATTTACAACTCTATTGGCAAAAAAGGGGAGAACTTCAAACAGCTTTAATACAGGACACTGTAGCTGACCCTGTTGGATTGAACAAGTCCCATTCTCAGTGTCCATGTACAATGCTGAACCTGCATATGCACTTTCCTTTATCAAGTGCACTGCTCACTTTTCAGACCGTCTCTAAAACataaagacaaaggaagagaagccaCTCATTAGAAACTGCATCAAACACAAGTGTTTTAAGTGTGAATTTGTTGTTCCTGGAAATTACACATGcccaatgaaaacaaaagctgGAAAAGCGATTACACTCCCTACATGAGTGGACAGTTACAACAGCGATCGTCTTCCATAATGACCATTTTTAATTTATCACCAACTACTCTGAACTTACTAAGAGATGTAGTCAAAGTCAGAAGATAAGATGCAGGGATAGTATTCCTTTTGGAGGACAGAGTCCCTCCAGAATCATCACGGGGAAATAAACATCCTGTTGATTCCGGGTGGCAAAACAATTAACCTTGTCAATCTCAGTTCATGCTGATCGGATTGAGCCGACCTAATTTTCTTCCTTGTCGTCACTCTTCTGAATCAAGTGTGTCTAATTCTTCTTCTAGTTCATCCAGATCTTCGCCATCAACAGGAACAGCATCGATGGACCCAttttcctgtcctctccctccGCTGACCTCGTCCAAATCACTTCTTTCACCATTTTCAGCCAGACCTCCAGAACTTCACTCAATTTGTTCTCGTCTCTATCTGACGCATATGTGCTGGATCTTTCAAGACTGGCCACAGTGATCCCTGTCTCTTCTACATCTCTTGGGACGTGCAGGCTTAGATCTATGTCATTTACACCCACAGAGTCATCAACCTCATCACCTCCTGTTCCCTGAATATAACGGATATCGTCTGCTCCCTCGTCGTCATCATTGACCAGCGCAGGACGGAATTCAAATACCTCATGACCACTGATCACCAGCGTTTTCCCTGCTTTGAAGTCAGCTTTCCGCCTCTCCATATCTTGTTCAAGTTTATcaatcttttcttgtctttttccttttcttccaaggGAGAAAAGATTCTAGAGTGATTTTGGTAACATTTGGACCTAGGGCAGAACGCTCTCTTTCAGTTAGATCTTCTAGTGAGATTTcgtcatctttctcttctttctttttgtctttctttagcACAAACCCAGGAGGAAGTGCGTGGTGATACATGCAGTTGTCCCCACCTCCAGGGCACACCCAAACCAGCCATACTTGTTATTTTCAATAGCTTCAAGAAAACGTCTGTCTGCACGCTatttgagtttttggttttttctttccgCCTCACCGTGCTTCTCGTTTTctacttcttccagccttttctcaTCCCAGTTATCCACAGTATCCTTTCAAGTTCTTCATCTCTTGCATCAATGTAAACACTTCACTTTTCACATCTCCTCTCCCAAGTGGGGTCATGAGAGAACCTACACTCACCTCCTTTAGTCCACTGTCCCTGTCTCAAGAACGCACGCACCACAGATTTGAGGTCCCCacctttacttatttttttgtgCAGCAACGACCGGTTTGAACAACCCATGTAGTTCCTGTggttctttctaattttttttttttttttggttctttttttcggagctggggaccgaacccagggccttgcgcttcctaggtaagcgctctaccactgagctaaatccccaaccccagagttgttctttcttcttgtcatctttcttcaacttcttttcaGCTTCGCTTTGTGCTACCTGACGTGGATTCTGTTGTCCAAATTTCACTTGATGAGCGACAGCCTTAATAAATTTCTGTCGCTTTGCTCCCTTCTTATTCTTTAGTCCAAAAGTTTTGCCCTCGAtgatcttctccttcttcttctgctctgtcttcttGCTGTCCCCAGCCTAAGCCTGTTTCTTGGGGGGCATCGCAGAGGCGGGGGCGCTGAGCTGTCTATGACACAGATGGCTACCATCAGAGCGTCCAGCAGCGCGGCAGGAGCTCAGTATATGTTTTTATGAAGCAAAGTTAGAATTTATTAAGTCTATCTGTTTAGAATTTGGATATCAATCCCTATATCCTGACAGTGGAAAAaccttttactttttgttttggcAGCGAGAGGCATTGGACCCAAAGCTACATTCCAGTTTTTGTAGTCTACACAGGGAacaaattaaatacatacatatgtacatacgtacatacatatgtacatagatGTTAGATACATACGTGCATATATACTGGCCCCTGGTATTTAAATGGTAAGATGGTAAGTTGCTCTGTATTAACTTTGAATGTTTATTAAGAAGTTtaggatatttcttttttctcacctttttatatgattttatttgatttatttatttttaatttttaaattatttatttactttacatccctattgtggtttcccctttctccttccttcttagtCCTTCCCTCGCCTCTGCCACCTCAATTCAGAATATTTCTATAGTGACTAATCTCATTTAACTAAGAATTATATCTGAACCCGAGTGTCTCTAACTTGACCATAgtgtttgtatttcattttaaaagtcacattaggagactggagagatggctcatgtgTTAAGAGCAcgtactgttcttgcagaagacctcagCTTGATTCCAGCATTCACATCAAGCAGCTCCCAAccgtctgcaactccagctctgggagaaTCTGACGCCTCTGGCCAGTTTGGGCGCCTGTATTCGTAGAGAGCACATACCCttgccatacacacatataaaccccagacacacacacacacacacacacacacacacacacaatttaaaagaaatcttaacaCTAGCTGAATGGGTGTAGTGGTGGGCCTATCATCCTGGTACtttggaggtggaggtaggaggatcaggagttcaagactataCTCAgttacatagggagttcaaggccagtctgtttcaaacaaacaaataaccaaaaacaATAGTAACTTAAGTTTTAATTGGATTACTGATAACGCTGATTTTCTTAAAGTATGGGTGCTTGGGGGAGAGCAGCCAGCATTCTAATTTCTCGAACCTGTTATGCAGGGTTGCCTGAACTATCCTCTGCTGCCAAACATGAAGACAGCTTGTTTAGGGATTTATTTGAAGACTACGAAAAGTGGGTTCGTCCTGTGGAACACCTGAGTGACAAGATAAAAATCAAGTTTGGCCTTGCGATATCTCAGTTAGTGGACGTGGTAAGTGTACATGCCATTCCATGCCCCACTCCCGCTTAGGGAAGTCAGGCTTTTCCCAGGTGTCTGTCAACCCGGAGGTTACCAAGGTGACCAAACGTAGCCCTTTGCTCAAGGGGCTCTTCAGAGAACAGTTACTAGTGTGCCACAGGCAGAGTAATGACACCCTGTTTATAAGTTGTTGTGAAGTTTAGAAATTGTTTTATGTCATTTGCTAGTAGTAAGTCTATCCTTAGTGAAATTAAAAGAtatcaaaacattttatattgaGGTTCCCCTTaaatgtatgtgagcatgtgctgGGACTTCAGTCTCAgaactaggaaggcagaggcaggtggatctctgagtctgaggccagcctggtctacatagcaagttccaggatggctagggttaaacagagaaaccctgtctcaagaaagaaaaaccatacTTCAAGCatatcagggactagagagaggCTCCGTGGCTAAGAGCtcgggctgctcttgcagaggccagGGTTGCTTCCTAGCACCTGTGTAGTGCTCACTACCActgataactccagtttcaggggatctggtgccctcttctgacctccataggcactgcatgcacatggtgcatatacacacatgcaggcaagacactgatacacattaataaaacaatttttccaGAGAAATTTTATGTATCGTTTATCGGGGTGAATTTCCTGCTTCTCAGTGTTTACCCTAAGGACTTCACACTTTGAAAACTAATTTCTTCTTGTCCTGATAATACCAATAATTGTTTTTTAGTATAGTGAGcaaatatttacttatattaaaaataatattagtgTTATGAGTACAGAGGTAACATGATTTTTAGAgagtttttaaagtataaaaaagtggaaataaaataaacagattcaTATTGTACCGTCCATTGGTGACTAATGTTAATTCTTGATAGCTGAGGTAGGAGGGCGGTTCACacttatcccagcacttgagattGATAATCAGGAGTTCCAGGTTATCCTCTACTACAGAgagagtttggggctagcctgggctcctgagaccctgtattttaaaaaatacaatttgttgtatttcttgccatttttttccttttgtgccTGTTTTACAAACTTggaatgtttattttgtgtgtgtatgtgtgtgtgtgtgtgtgtgtgtgtgtgtgtgtgtgtgtgtgtgtgtgtgtgtgtgtatgagtgagtgccTTGGCTGTATGCACTTCTGTGCATCATGGGCATGTCTGGTGCCTAAGAAGGTGGTGAACCtgtgtgggaattgaacccaggtcctttgcaagaacaacacatgctcttaaccactgagccaactctgcagcctctgggatgtgtttctgaTACAATTTTGCCGACTGCTTTTCTCTCAAATTCTCGTATTTCTATTTGTATAAAATGGTCTAGTCTTCTTATAATGATATTTGTACACGAATGTCTTAATTCTCCTTCCTTTAAGAAGGGCAGCTGAGTACAGTAGCACACGCCTTCCCACCCTTTAGTGCTAAAGGAATGCTGTACTCATATCTTAGATCCTCCCTTGAATTTGAGGAGATGTCGTAGCTGAGGCCCTGAAATCTAAATATAGAATTGCTACCAGCATATGCTTTAGGGTCGTTTACCTGAACTACAGAATGTTTAGAGGAGCAATAGCGGATTCATCTTATTTTCTTGAGAACCAGATGAATTAGCATTGTGTTCATTCCATATGGAGAGGAGCAAACATTTGTACTGAGACGTACCAATTATTGTGTTTAAAGCTGATGTTTTTAACACCATATTGTTAAAGtttgagagaggggggagaggagagggagagggagagggagagggagggagagggagagggagagggagaggagagagagagagagaggaggaggagagagagagagaaggaggagggaggtcagagagagaaggagggagggagggagggagagagagagaagagaaggtggggaaagaagcagggcagggcagcTGTAAATCTCAACtggtgcagggaggagggagatggagaggagaggaaagcctTTGAGTTGGGGTCAGCAGTGAAGGTCTGAGAGAAGCTATAGAAAGAGGGCAGGGTCTTCAGAAAAAAACGAAGAGAAGGCCAGAATGTCAGGGAAAGCAAACTCAGGCTTTCAGTTGATATTCAAAGAAGAactagaaaggagaaatgaagttACATTTTCCGGGAGGGGGGTGTCAGAACTCAGAAAGGTAGACGGTGGCTTAACGGTGACGCCTGTCACTGTGAGCAACTGCCACAAATGCACACATTCCTGAAGAATTACTGCCATGTAACAGAAGCAAgcaaccttccttctttccaacaGGATGAGAAAAACCAGCTGATGACGACCAACGTCTGGTTGAAGCAGGTGCGTACGGCAACCGCACGGGCACAGAGCGAGCGGCTGGCAGCACTGTGTATGACGGGCCCTACAGCCAGGAGGAGCTGGGGGGGTGCCCTGTGGATTGTCAGGTTGCAGAAGCCGAGAGTAGATGGAGTTACTGCGctcaccccgtgtgtgtgtgtgtgtgtgtgtgtgtgtgtgtgtgtgtgtgtgtgtgtgtgtgtgtgtgtgtgtgctgccttgTGAATACTGCCAACCAGGGTCTGGTTCTGTAGCTTCAGTCTTCCGCCTTcctcctcccaagttctgggatcagCACTGGAGAAACTGCATTAGTGGAACTGACAGAACTCACTGCTCCTCAGGAGCTCCATCCTAGTGCCTTAGAGACTGACAGTCTGAGAGAGGACCACACGGGAATGAGCACGGAGAGCGTTGGGGACTGTACTTATCAGCAAGTAAAAGGCCCAGAGGAGGGATCGCATCTAGTAAGGGAACCGGCGTGGCTCGAGTGTGTGAGCCACGGGGAGGGGTGTGGAGATAGGGTCCAAGGAGCAATGAGAAGCCACTGGAATATTAACTTATAGGACCCTGCATGGGTTTGGatatttatgtatgagtatttaGTCTGCATAGATATACATGTACATGAactacccaaggaggccagaagagggcgctgcatcccctggaactggctctgcagagggttgtaagctgccatgtggatgctgggaactgggcTCTGTTGTTCTCCAACGGCAGCAAGCGTTCTTCAtcctgagccatctgtccagccccaggaTTTGGGCTTTTAATTTGATTGCAATGGGGCAGGATAAGAACGCAACCAGTTATTTTATTATCGTTATTAACATGCTAACTGCGTGTTATTGGGACTCCCTCACCGtgatattttcatacatgcaGATACCGTGCATTCACCGTGTccaccaccctcctcctccagcaccctcCCCATTCTCCAGCGACCCTCTTGGTGATGAATTATCTTTATGGACAGAGTGCCTTTTACATGAAGGGCTTTTTAATTCCGGGCCACCATTCTTGTGTCTCCAGCTGCCATTGAGGGTCTCCCATgtctgttctttctctgtctgattATTTATACTTACCACCGGTTCCCTAACCCCAAACTTACAAAAGACAGGCTGATGTTACTCATTTATTTGCTGCaccagggattgaacctagggcctgaAGAATGCCGGGCAGGTCTACTGCTGGGCCACATCTCCAGTTCATGTCTTAGCTTAGTAGGAACTGTTCCTGCCCGGGCACTGGACAAAATGGTTAAGTGTATGGGATGTGTCATAACTCCAACTCTCCTCCCACCAAATCAGGGGACGAGACAGCCGGGAAAGAGAATGTTTTCCCCAAACCTGGACCTTAGGGACTGCTCCCATGGCTTCAAGCTTTGAGCGTGGTCAGCTCGTGGGAGAAGAGAGGCTGAGGATGAATGTCTCAGCATGGGTCCTCACCGGTGCTCCATCAGGACCACAGACAGCGTCGTCGCACAGAGGCACGGGCTGTTATTAGTCGAGAACATTCTCTGAagtaggagcagaaatgactcatgTCTAAAGTTCCTGGGTATGGCAAAGAAGTATAGTTTAAACTTATATTGATTGATTGAAATGGGGGTGAATTTCTCATTTTGAAGGAATGGATAGATGTGAAATTAAGATGGAATCCTGACGACTATGGTGGGATAAAGATTATACGTGTTCCTTCGGACTCCCTGTGGATCCCAGACATCGTTTTGTTCGATAAGTAAGTTATGTTCTAAATATTACTCCCCATTTCCGAAAGAAAACTTGTATTGCTACTAAGcactagtgattttttttccctctcatctGCAAATTGTTTAGGTATGGAGTCAAGTGATCTATTTGTTGCTTGGCTGTTGTGGGTCCTTTGCCTTTTTTggtgtattgttgttgttgttttttaatcataaaaGTGTTATCTGAtttctgaaataagaaaaaagacaaacataGGAGGGAATAAGGGGAAGTAGGGGGAGAGATAATGGCTGCGGCTAACTTAAGACACAGTAAACTCGTGTGCCTGGCAGTGTGCTCACAGCAAGCTTACACTGGGAGTCACCCGTCTTACTTGGCCTAAAGTAGTTACCCTTGTCTATGATCACAGAGCTCTCAGACAGTACTGTAAGGTTTCACCTCCAGACACTGGAATACGCATTTATCCCCTTATTCAAGTCAGACTTCCAAGTTTGGGGTGGGGGCTTGTTTTTTAGTCGAGGTTAGAGTTTGTGGTCAACCCAGTTTTCTAATATTACGTAAAGACATTGTCACGGTGGCGCCATCCATTTTCCCATGTGAGATTGGGGTTAATTTTTGAAGATAATTGTCAGTTACCAGCTGTATTCCCTCTCCACCACCCCTCCCGGGGCCATCTCCGAGTGAATGTGAGTGTTTGCATGTGTCCTAAAGCATGCTGCCTTGTTTGCACAAAGGCTTTTAGGGCAAGCACTATGCAAAAAATGATCTTTTGAAACCTTTTACCTCTGTGTTCCTTGatatggaaggaggaagaaggctcGTAAGGTATAACAGGAGGCGGCTTCTGGTACATTCTCTTTACTCTCAGTAACTGAAAGCACTTTGTCCTATTTGCACAAAGGCTTTGGCATGCGGGCAGAGCAAATGCTGTGCAGAAACCGACCTTTGGGAACCTTTCGCTTCCATGTTGGTATGGAAGGATGAACACAGCTTGCACGGTAGCGTGACGCAGCTCCCTATGCACCAGCTGCTGTCCGTGTTGAAAACATTCGTGTGACTCAGCATAGATATATTGCACAGTGCTGTGCAAAAACCAGGACCTGAAGAAATAGCAAGACAGCGAAGGAATCGAGTGCTTCCCCTGCAGCTGGGCCACTCCAGCCCAGGAGAGCCTGGGTGTGCCCTGCATGGTGCAGACACTCTTTCCTCCGAGGGTAGAAGTCATCTCTTACTTGGGTGGAGGAGGAAGTCTAGGGATGTGGATTCAGGCTCTGCCTTTCTGCATGCCCAGTGTATAAACAGCCCGACCATATTTATATGTAAAGAGGCGTCTTTCCCATTACTAAATTCTCAACATCTTGAGGAATATGCATTTGCCCATCTCACAGTACAAAGGGAAGACTAGGTTCAGTCCTAGCAGAATcacaggctggaaagatgtcCACGATGCGTCCCCATGGGTGGAGCAGGCATTTGGGCAGACAGAAGTTTCAAACTCATTTCCCACTATGACCCACAGGTTCCCTCTGTATTAGGCTTACAAAGTGTGGCCGTGGCTTGTTTGATTCTGGCACTATTGTCGTGTGCTTCTTTTAGTGCAGATGGACGTTTTGAAGGGGCCAGCACGAAAACAGTTGTCAGGTACAACGGCACTGTCACGTGGACGCAACCAGCAAACTACAAAAGTTCTTGCACCATCGACGTTACCTTTTTCCCGTTTGATCTCCAAAATTGTTCCATGAAATTCGGCTCGTGGACGTACGATGGATCCCAGGTTGATATAATCCTAGAGGACCAAGACGTCGACAGAACAGACTTTTTCGACAATGGAGAGTGGGAAATCGTGAGCGCGATGGGGAGCAAGGGGAACCGGACGGACAGCTGCTGCTGGTACCCCTACATCACGTACTCCTTTGTGATTAAGCGGCtgcctctcttctataccttgtTTCTTATTATCCCCTGCATTGGGCTCTCATTTCTGACCGTGGTTGTCTTCTATCTCCCTTCAAACGAGGGTGAAAAGATCAGCCTCTGCACCTCAGTGCTCGTCTCTCTGACCGTCTTCCTTCTGGTTATCGAGGAGATCATACCGTCGTCTTCCAAAGTCATACCCCTGATTGGGGAGTACTTGGTGTTCACCATGATTTTCGTGACCCTATCCATCATGGTGACTGTCTTTGCCATCAACATCCACCACCGCTCTTCCTCCACACACAACGCTATGGCGCCCTGGGTTCGTAAGATATTTCTCCACAAGCTTCCCAAGCTGCTCTGCATGAGAAGTCATGCGGATAGGTACTTCACTCAGAGAGAAGAAGCCGAGAGTGGGGCTGGACCTAAATCTCGGAACACTTTGGAAGCCGCACTCGATTGCATTCGCTACATCACGAGGCACGTCGTGAAAGAGAACGACGTCCGCGAGGTCTGTGGCGAGTATAAACGCCCCCGCAAAGTGGGGCGTCTACACAAACCTTACCCTCCATTTCCCCAGGGCGCCTTGAGTGATCCTGAAGAAGTTTAGCAGTATGCACTTGAAGGGATAGTAATATTGCCATAGTTCTTTGGTTTTGGAATAAGGTGCTGACTTAGATTTATCTTCCATAACGTTTCTGAATTTTTACCTTATAGTTTATCAAAAATTACTCTTTTTGAAGAATGAGTCTAATATGGACCTTAAAAGTGCAACCAAGATACTTTCCATAAAGACATCTTTTTGTAGCTTTTTCACAAAAGAATATTAGTAAAATTGAAAACAGCAAGGTGTATGGCTACAATCTTGCCcttcaggggctgaggcaggagaattgaagGAGTCTGCCTTGGTGTAGTTTAGCAGGTTCAAAGTTAGCGTGGGCTAAATAGGGAGACTATGTCTCATAAAAGCAAAGTGAAATAAATAgcataaaagtaaagaaaaggagCAAGGTGTTCTTATGTGTCATTTTATACTTCAAAGTTTTCTTGTAAAGCAGTAATAGTACCTAATTTGCCTAAGACAAAATTtgtttaacataaaaataagtttgaTTGGTTTGTTAAGGATAGTTGGTAGTCAAAATGCAAAAATTGGACATGTTTTTACTAATGT
Protein-coding sequences here:
- the Chrna5 gene encoding neuronal acetylcholine receptor subunit alpha-5 isoform X2; translated protein: MTTNVWLKQEWIDVKLRWNPDDYGGIKIIRVPSDSLWIPDIVLFDNADGRFEGASTKTVVRYNGTVTWTQPANYKSSCTIDVTFFPFDLQNCSMKFGSWTYDGSQVDIILEDQDVDRTDFFDNGEWEIVSAMGSKGNRTDSCCWYPYITYSFVIKRLPLFYTLFLIIPCIGLSFLTVVVFYLPSNEGEKISLCTSVLVSLTVFLLVIEEIIPSSSKVIPLIGEYLVFTMIFVTLSIMVTVFAINIHHRSSSTHNAMAPWVRKIFLHKLPKLLCMRSHADRYFTQREEAESGAGPKSRNTLEAALDCIRYITRHVVKENDVREVVEDWKFIAQVLDRMFLWTFLLVSIIGTLGLFVPVIYKWANIIVPVHIGNTIK
- the Chrna5 gene encoding neuronal acetylcholine receptor subunit alpha-5 isoform X1 — its product is MGGAGIWADRSFKLISHYDPQVPSVLGLQSVAVACLILALLSCASFSADGRFEGASTKTVVRYNGTVTWTQPANYKSSCTIDVTFFPFDLQNCSMKFGSWTYDGSQVDIILEDQDVDRTDFFDNGEWEIVSAMGSKGNRTDSCCWYPYITYSFVIKRLPLFYTLFLIIPCIGLSFLTVVVFYLPSNEGEKISLCTSVLVSLTVFLLVIEEIIPSSSKVIPLIGEYLVFTMIFVTLSIMVTVFAINIHHRSSSTHNAMAPWVRKIFLHKLPKLLCMRSHADRYFTQREEAESGAGPKSRNTLEAALDCIRYITRHVVKENDVREVVEDWKFIAQVLDRMFLWTFLLVSIIGTLGLFVPVIYKWANIIVPVHIGNTIK